The region CGGGCTTAACCATTTGAAATTACAGAAAAGACGATCTTATGGGGGCAATTTTCATGTCGTTCTTAGCTTTAAGAAAAACGTCTCATTTTCTATAGAATTTTCTCGAGAAAAGCTTTTGCTCTCTTAGTCTCAGGCTTTTTGAAAAATGTCTTAGGCGACGAATCTTCTATAATTTTTCCATGGTCCATAAAGAGAATTCGATCTGCAACTTCCTGGGCAAAACCCATCAGATGAGTGACGATAACCATGGTAATGCCGGTATGAGCTAGACTTTTAATCACATCGAGAACTTCCCGGACCATTTCAGGATCCAAGGCTGATGTGGGTTCATCAAAGAGAAGAATTTCTGGTTCCATGGCAAGAGCCCTTGCAATGGCCACGCGTTGTTTTTGTCCACCGGAGAGCTTGGAGGGGTAAACATTTGCCTTATCTGTGAGTCCGACACGTTTCAAAAGCTCTAAGGCTTTCTTTTCGGAACTATTTTTCGACCACTTCTTCAATTTGATGGGGGCGTACATGAGATTTTGCAGCACAGTCATGTGGGGGAAAAGATTGAAATGCTGGAACACCATGCCAATTTTTTGACGGATTTTATCTAAGGCAAACCCTTGCCCACTAATAACAGTGCCATCAAGAACAACTTTCCCAGTGGAAGGTTGCTCCAACACATTGATGGAACGTAGGAACGTTGATTTCCCAGATCCTGAAGGGCCCAGAATAACCACCACCTGACCTTTGGGAATCTCAATGGAAATATCTTTGAGAACGTGGAGATCGTGAAATCGCTTGGAGAGATGCTGAGTCTTAATCACTGCGCTGGAGTCTCCTTTCGAATCTCTTAGCTGTCCAACTAAGGGCCATGACCATCACATAGTATATAAGACCGACCATTATGAGAGGCTCAAAATATACATATTTTTCAGCAGCAATAATATTGGCACGCCTCAGAAGATCGGCTTCTCCTATGACAGAGATCAAGGTGGATTCTTTAAGAAGATCAATCATTTCATTGATGAGAGCGGGGAGAATATTTTTAATGGCTTGTGGAAGAATAATATCTCTCATAGCTGTAGGATAAGGGATCCCTAAAGAAAGTGCTGCCTCCAATTGCCCCTTATTAACGGCTTTAATGCCGGCACGAATGATTTCTGAAACATAGGCTCCTGAATTGAGGGAAAATGTTAAAACGCCTGCTTCAAAAGCTGAAATGCGATACCCGGTCAGTTGGGGTATCGCGAAGTAGAAGAGAGTTAACTGGACGAGGAGAGGCGTGCCGCGGAAAATGGAAGTATATGCATTTGCAAACCATTGGAAGCCTCTTACATGAGATACTTTCATGAACGCAAGGATGATGCCTAATATAAATCCAAACGTGATTGAGATAATCGTGTATTGGAGGGTAACTAGGATGCCCTGAGCAAGAAATGGGAGAGATGGAAGGACAAGGCCAAAATCTAATTTCATGTTAAGGCCTTAGTTAACCTTTAACCACTTATCATGCAGCTTTTGGATGACTCCTTTAGATCGAAGAGCTGAGAGAGCTTGGTTTGCCTTGGCGACTAAGTCTGATCCTTTTGGAAAGGCCATGGCGGTTCCTTCTCCGTTATCTTCATCTATATCTTGGAGGCTAATCTGAGCTTCGTTTGCTTTATGATAGGCTCTAGCTGCGGTCCCATCGAAAATTGCGCCATCAATGCGCCCTGAAAGAAGCTCTTGAATTAGATCCCCTAGTTTTGTACGTGTTTCGACTTCAATACCTTTATGGGTTTTTGCCCAAATCTTTACGGCATTTTCTTGTGTTGAACCCAGTTGTACACCTATTTTTTTCCCCTTGTAATTCTTGAGATTTGGAAAATCTGAACCGGTTGGAAACAGCAAAGCATTCTTGACATAAAAATAGGGTTCGGAAAAATCCACACTTTTTCTGCGCTCTTCGGAGGGGCCTAATCCTGCAACGGCCATCTGAATCCTACCGGCTTGAAGGGCAGGAATAATGCCGGAAAAATCCATATCCTTTAGCTCCATTTTTTGCCCCATTTCTTCTGAAAGGGCTTTTATGAGATCTATTTCAAATCCAACGATTTCTTGGGAACTTCCTTCAGTTTTATAAAATTCAAAGGGGGGATTATCCGCCGAAATACCTACAACGATAGGACGATCGTCCGTAGAAACGTTTGAGTCGTCACACGCAACGAGAAACAATGACATAAGCATTGAAACAAGAAGAGATATTTTTGGTAGGTATTTCATTTTGAGAATTCCAGATTTTGTGTATATGTTTTTTGTCATAAAGCTGTAGAGAAAGCAACAGAAACAAGAGGAGAAAGAAAATGGGACTCTTCTTTAGTCGTTGGTCAAAGTGATTGGAATGCTGTATAAATAAAAGACTTGAAGAAGAAAAGTAAAAATGCTACAAATACTTTTATTTTAAAGTGCTTTGTTATGTTCAATTTTCTTTTAAGAATAGTTTACGTCACTGTATTAGTTTCTCTTTATTTTGGAACTATCGCATCTGCGGCACGATTCTGATCTAATAACTGCATGATTCTTTTGTGAAAAATGAAATCTACTGCAGTATCTCTTTAAACTTTTCGACTAAGTCTAGTCTTTCCCAGGAAAATCCACCATCGGCATCTGGATCCGGACCAAAGTGCCCAAACGTAGCTGTTCGTTCATAGATAGGTCGGTCTAGTTTTAGGTGGTCTCGGATACCTCGCGGAGATAAGTCCATGAGTTTTGGAATGAGATCAAGAATTTTCTGTTCAGGAATCTTAGCTGTATGGTGGCAATTTATGTAAAGTGAGATTGGGTGAGAAATCCCGATTCCATAGGATAATTGGAGGGTGCAACTATCTGCCAAACCAGCGGCAACGATATTTTTTGCCAGGTATCGGAGGGCGTATGTTGCTGACCGATCTACCTTTGAAGGATCCTTCCCGGAAAATGAACCGCCTCCATGGGGAATAGATCCCCCATATGTATCTACAGTGAGTTTGCGGCCAGTTAGGCCTGCATCCCCGTCTGGTCCTCCTATGACAAAGCGGCCCGTGGGATTAATGAATATATTAGCATCGGGACACACCCACCCATCAGGAAGGGCTTTTTCTATGTAGGGTCGCACTAATGTGCGCACTTGTTCTTGGCTCAGGTTTTCACTATGCTGAATAGAGAGCACGATGCTTGTTGCCTTATGGGGTTTTCCATCTTTGTATTGGATCGAAATCTGACACTTCCCGTCGGGGCCCAATTGAGCGAGTTTTTTGTCGTGAATATCGTTTGATATGGTTCTGAGGATTTTGTGGGCATAATAGATAGGGGCTGGCATGTAGGCCTTAGTATCACGGCATGCAAAACCGAACATGATACCTTGATCTCCAGCGCCCTCTTCCTGGTGGTCTCCATTTTGATCTACATGAGCATCGACCCCCTGGGCAATATCGGATGATTGGTCGTGAAGGTAGTTCTGGACCTCAATGTCCTTCCAATGAAATCCTTGTTGCTCATAGCCAATGTCTTGAATGCATTTTCGGACGATAGATTCAATGGTTTTGTTTGAGAGTTTTACTTTACTTTTTACCTCTCCCATTAGGATTACGCGATTTGTTGTTACGGCTGTTTCAACGGCGACGTGGGCCCCGGGGTCTTTTTGGAGGTACGTATCTAGGATTGTATCTGAGAGACGATCACATATTTTATCAGGGTGGCCCCCCATAACGGATTCACTTGTAAAAATATAGTTGCGCATTTATCGCCTTCTCATTCTTGAAAAAAGGAAAGTGCTTCCCTTTAGAAATGCGGATAATCCCAGAATAATCAGCAAAGCAAAGAGATTTCCCCAACGAGCGTAAGCCGGAGGTGTTGATATGGCCTTGGGAAGAGATATGTCGAGGATCCCTTTCTTAGACAATGGAAGGGACCCCTTGATACGTCCATAGGCGTCGACGACACCTGAGATACCGGTATTAGCAACCCGAACCATTGGAAGGCCTTCTTCGATAGCACGGACTCTCGCTATTTGAAAGTGTTGGTAGGGTCCGGTTGAGTTTCCATACCATCCGTCATTTGTTATATTCAGAAGCCACTGGGGACGCGATCCATCTGACGTGACTTCTCGCGGAAAAATAGCTTCATAACATATGAGAGGACTAAAAGTAGGCAGATCTCCCACTTTAAGGCTTTTCAAGCCCTTTCCTTCGGAAAAGTCTCTTGTTCCTTGTGTTACCTTAGAAACGGGGCCTAAGTATTGGATAATAGATCTCCATGGAATGTATTCTCCAAAAGGCGTGAGGTGGGATTTTTCATATGATTCTTGTAGTTTTCCCAATGAATCTACAACCACTAGAGAGTTCCATACTTCGCGATCATCATGGATATTTTCAGCAAGTGTCGTTAGATTTGCGCCAGTAAAAAGGAAAACATTCTCTTTCAATATGGAACTAAGATAACGGCCAACTTCCTCTTCATTTTCTCCAACATTTATGGAATATGGGAAAGCACTTTCTGCCCAAATGATGGCATCTATATGGCGATCACTAGACTGTTTTGAAAGAGTCATGAGCGTTTCAAGATTTGCTTGCCTGTTCGCGGGATCCCACTTGAGTTTTTGGGAAATATTGGGTTGAACGAGCCGTAGAGTTGTATTCGTCGGTTTTTCTTCGGATGAGTTTCTGAGACGGTATTCTCCCCAAAGGAATAAGGAGAGAATGAGACCAAGAATCATAAAAAATGCGAAGGCATTTTCCCGTCTGGAGGGTTCTAACAAAAAGAATGATCCACCTACAGTTATGGCAAGAAAGCTCATGCCGTAAATTCCAAAAAGGCTTGCTCCTTGACAAAGGGATGTATTAAAGCAGAGCGAATAACCCACTAAACTCCATGGAAATCCAGTGAAAGCAAAGGATTGTATATACTCTCCAATTGTCCATAAAATCGCGAAGGCAAGTAATCGAGAGAGGCCTTGCTTGTTGCTTGAACATACGAGTGTTAAGACAATAGCGGGATAAATTGAGAGATAAGATGGGAGAGCGACAAGGGAGAGTGGAATAAACCAAATGTGCTGTGAAAGATCTATGGTGAGAGCGGCAGAAATCCAATAGAGGCTTACGACATAATATCCCATCCCAAAAAACCAGCCGGTAAAGAGGGCAGTCTTTAGTTTCTTGATATTTTCAGAGAGCAAAAGCAGACCACTAATTCCCACAACTAAGAAGGGTAGAGCATATATAGGCGGAAGGCTTAGAGCAGTACATGCCCCAAATCCTGTGGCCCACAGAAAGCACTTTGTTTCTGGAAGTTCTCTAAAGTATGTCAAAAGTTGGAGTATTATTGGCTTAGTGCGAAGCATGGGAAAGGACTTAGCTTTGAGTTTTCTGAGAGGGAGCATCTTTTGTTCGCGTCTCCTGTTTTTGTTTCTTCCCTTTCGGGAGTGTGATTTTCAAACGCTTAATGCGTCTAGGGTCTGCCTCAATTATTTTAAACTTACAACCAGACTTATCTTGGATGTTTTCTCCCTTAGACGGCATGTGTCCAGCCAGCGAGACAACAAATCCACCAATCGTATCAATATCACTACTCTTAAGCGAGAGCAAAATTCCTGTTTTATCTTGAAAATCTTCTATGGGAAGACGACCATCTGCAAGGAGGGAACCGTCGTGATGGTCAATAATCAGTGGTAACTCTTCTGACTCATGCTCATCTTGTATTTCTCCTACAATTTCTTCAACAACATCTTCAATGGTAATTAGACCATCGATCCCCCCAAATTCATCTACTACCAAAGCCATATGTGTTCGGGTTTGTCTCATTTCCAGCAGAAGATCTTGGAGTCTCATAGAAGGAGATGTGAAAAGTACCTTCCTTACAATGCGTCGCAATTGAAATGCTTCTTGATTCTGCCACTGAGCAAACACGTCCTTGATGTGAATCATCCCAAGAATATTATCGAGAGTTTCATGGTAAATGGGGAATCTTGAATAACCTTTCTCTATAAAAATGGGGATCAGATCTTTTAGACTTG is a window of Alphaproteobacteria bacterium DNA encoding:
- a CDS encoding HlyC/CorC family transporter, whose protein sequence is MWSLHRQKGKKAFDETLEELIDKVSETSKDENAKLLANALRLRKLKTQDIMVPRADIEAVSDATSLKDLIPIFIEKGYSRFPIYHETLDNILGMIHIKDVFAQWQNQEAFQLRRIVRKVLFTSPSMRLQDLLLEMRQTRTHMALVVDEFGGIDGLITIEDVVEEIVGEIQDEHESEELPLIIDHHDGSLLADGRLPIEDFQDKTGILLSLKSSDIDTIGGFVVSLAGHMPSKGENIQDKSGCKFKIIEADPRRIKRLKITLPKGKKQKQETRTKDAPSQKTQS
- the lnt gene encoding apolipoprotein N-acyltransferase, encoding MLPLRKLKAKSFPMLRTKPIILQLLTYFRELPETKCFLWATGFGACTALSLPPIYALPFLVVGISGLLLLSENIKKLKTALFTGWFFGMGYYVVSLYWISAALTIDLSQHIWFIPLSLVALPSYLSIYPAIVLTLVCSSNKQGLSRLLAFAILWTIGEYIQSFAFTGFPWSLVGYSLCFNTSLCQGASLFGIYGMSFLAITVGGSFFLLEPSRRENAFAFFMILGLILSLFLWGEYRLRNSSEEKPTNTTLRLVQPNISQKLKWDPANRQANLETLMTLSKQSSDRHIDAIIWAESAFPYSINVGENEEEVGRYLSSILKENVFLFTGANLTTLAENIHDDREVWNSLVVVDSLGKLQESYEKSHLTPFGEYIPWRSIIQYLGPVSKVTQGTRDFSEGKGLKSLKVGDLPTFSPLICYEAIFPREVTSDGSRPQWLLNITNDGWYGNSTGPYQHFQIARVRAIEEGLPMVRVANTGISGVVDAYGRIKGSLPLSKKGILDISLPKAISTPPAYARWGNLFALLIILGLSAFLKGSTFLFSRMRRR
- a CDS encoding amino acid ABC transporter ATP-binding protein, with amino-acid sequence MIKTQHLSKRFHDLHVLKDISIEIPKGQVVVILGPSGSGKSTFLRSINVLEQPSTGKVVLDGTVISGQGFALDKIRQKIGMVFQHFNLFPHMTVLQNLMYAPIKLKKWSKNSSEKKALELLKRVGLTDKANVYPSKLSGGQKQRVAIARALAMEPEILLFDEPTSALDPEMVREVLDVIKSLAHTGITMVIVTHLMGFAQEVADRILFMDHGKIIEDSSPKTFFKKPETKRAKAFLEKIL
- a CDS encoding methionine adenosyltransferase, whose product is MRNYIFTSESVMGGHPDKICDRLSDTILDTYLQKDPGAHVAVETAVTTNRVILMGEVKSKVKLSNKTIESIVRKCIQDIGYEQQGFHWKDIEVQNYLHDQSSDIAQGVDAHVDQNGDHQEEGAGDQGIMFGFACRDTKAYMPAPIYYAHKILRTISNDIHDKKLAQLGPDGKCQISIQYKDGKPHKATSIVLSIQHSENLSQEQVRTLVRPYIEKALPDGWVCPDANIFINPTGRFVIGGPDGDAGLTGRKLTVDTYGGSIPHGGGSFSGKDPSKVDRSATYALRYLAKNIVAAGLADSCTLQLSYGIGISHPISLYINCHHTAKIPEQKILDLIPKLMDLSPRGIRDHLKLDRPIYERTATFGHFGPDPDADGGFSWERLDLVEKFKEILQ